A genomic segment from Capra hircus breed San Clemente chromosome 7, ASM170441v1, whole genome shotgun sequence encodes:
- the DND1 gene encoding dead end protein homolog 1 isoform X1 → MGSSAGWRVSRTFSPVCSLHPASLQAIFEEVELSADPLAKVSSFHLRLWCERVNPENKAALEAWVRETGIRLVQVNGQRKYGGPPPGWVGSPPPAGSEVFIGRLPQDVYEHQLIPLFQRVGRLYEFRLMMTFSGLNRGFAYARYSSRRGAQAAIATLHNHLLRPSCPLLVCRSTEKCELSVDGLPPGLSHRALLRALQPLGPGLQEALLLPSPGPTPTQIALLKFSSHRAAAMAKKALVEGQSHLCGEQVAVEWLKPDLKQRLRQKLMGTSLQCLQPEGSRLALARDQGLEFQGSQVALQLLCQRMKLGSPVFLTKCLGTSPAGWHRFWYQVVIPGHPVPFSGLIWVVLTPDGQDGHEVAKDVVSARLLEAMSESRASLLWSTGAEAGGTMVQQ, encoded by the exons ATGGGCTCTTCTGCAGGGTGGAGGGTGTCCCGGACGTTCTCACCTGTATGTAGCCTCCATCCTGCCAGTCTGCAAGCCATTTTTGAAGAGGTGGAGCTGTCTGCAGACCCACTCGCTAAGGTCTCCAGCTTTCACCTGCGG CTGTGGTGTGAGAGGGTGAATCCCGAAAACAAGGCGGCGTTGGAGGCGTGGGTCAGGGAGACGGGCATCCGGCTGGTGCAGGTGAACGGGCAGAGAAAGTATGGCGGGCCACCCCCAG GATGGGTGGGCAGCCCGCCGCCGGCCGGGTCGGAGGTGTTTATCGGGCGGCTGCCCCAGGACGTGTACGAGCACCAGCTGATTCCACTGTTCCAGCGCGTTGGCCGCCTCTACGAGTTTCGTCTGATGATGACCTTCAGCGGCCTGAACCGCGGCTTCGCTTACGCCCGCTACAGCTCGCGGCGCGGCGCCCAGGCCGCCATCGCCACGCTGCACAACCACCTGCTGCGGCCGTCCTGCCCGCTGCTCGTGTGCCGCAGCACCGAGAAGTGCGAGCTGAGCGTGGACGGGCTGCCGCCGGGCCTGAGCCACCGCGCGCTGCTCCGTGCGCTGCAGCCGCTGGGACCCGGCCTGCAGGAGGCGCTGCTGCTGCCCAGCCCCGGGCCGACGCCCACACAGATCGCACTGCTCAAGTTCAGCTCGCACCGGGCCGCAGCCATGGCAAAAAAGGCCCTGGTGGAAG GGCAGTCCCACCTCTGTGGAGAACAAGTGGCTGTGGAGTGGCTTAAGCCAGACCTGAAGCAGCGACTCCGCCAGAAGCTCATGGGTACCTCGCTACAGTGCCTACAGCCAGAGGGCAGCCGATTAGCCCTGGCCAGGGACCAGGGGCTCGAGTTCCAAGGGTCTCAGGTTGCCTTGCAGCTGCTGTGCCAGCGGATGAAGCTGGGCAGCCCAGTGTTCCTCACCAAGTGTTTGGGCACAAGCCCTGCTGGCTGGCACCGCTTCTGGTACCAGGTGGTGATCCCTGGGCATCCAGTGCCCTTCAGTGGCCTCATCTGGGTTGTGCTGACCCCAGATGGGCAGGATGGGCATGAGGTGGCTAAGGATGTAGTATCTGCACGGCTGCTGGAGGCAATGAGTGAGTCTAGGGCCAGCCTCCTTTGGTCTACTGGGGCTGAGGCAGGAGGTACCATGGTTCAGCAGTGA
- the WDR55 gene encoding WD repeat-containing protein 55, with protein MDRMCEERPAEDGSDEEDPHATEAPARIRDTPEDIVLEAPASGLAFHPARDLLAAGDVDGDVFVFSYSCQEGETKELWSSGHHLKSCRAVVFSEDGQKLVTVSKDKAIHFLDVELGRLERRISKAHGAPINSLLLVDENVLATGDDTGGIRLWDQRKEGPLMDMRQHEEYIADMALDPAKKLLLTASGDGCLGVFNIKRRRFELLSEPQSGDLTSVTLMKYGKKVACGSSEGTIYLFNWDGFGATSDRFALRAESIDCMVPVTESLLCAGSTDGVIRAVNILPNRVVGSVGQHAEEPVEKLALSHCGRFLASSGHDQRLKFWDMAQLRAVVVDDYRRRKKKGGPLRALSSKAWSTDDFFAGLREEGEDATTLEEEESEDDSD; from the exons ATGGACCGCATGTGTGAGGAGAGGCCCGCGGAGGATGGGAGCGACGAGGAGGATCCCCACGCCACGGAAGCCCCAGCCCGGATCCGGGACACTCCGGAAGATATCGTCCTGGAGGCTCCGGCTAGTGGGCTGGCGTTCCATCCGGCCCGCGACCTTTTGGCAGCGGGGGACGTGGACGGGGACGTGTTTGT CTTTTCCTACTCCTGCCAAGAGGGAGAAACCAAGGAGCTCTGGTCCTCAGGTCACCACCTCAAGTCCTGCCGAGCCGTTGTCTTCTCTGAAGATGGGCAGA AACTTGTTACTGTTTCCAAGGACAAAGCCATCCATTTTCTAGATGTGGAGCTGGGCCGACTGGAAAGACGCATTTCCAAGGCTCACGG TGCCCCCATCAACAGTCTGTTGCTGGTGGATGAGAATGTTCTGGCCACTGGGGATGATACAGGTGGCATTCGCCTCTGGGACCAAAGGAAGGAGGGCCCCTTAATGGATATGCGGCAGCATGAGGAGTACATTGCTGACATGGCTCTGGATCCCGCCAAGAAGCTGCTGCTGACAGCCAG TGGAGATGGCTGCCTCGGTGTCTTCAACATCAAGCGACGGCGGTTTGAGTTGCTCTCTGAGCCCCAATCTGGAGACCTCACCTCTGTCACACTTATGAAA TATGGGAAGAAGGTGGCATGTGGCTCCAGTGAAGGTACCATCTACCTCTTCAACTGGGATGGCTTTGGCGCCACAAGTGACCGCTTTGCCTTGAGAGCCGAGTCCATTGACTGCATGGTTCCAGTGACGGAGAGTCTGCTGTGTGCTGGCTCTACTGATGGAGTCATCAG GGCTGTCAACATCCTGCCGAACCGAGTGGTGGGCAGTGTGGGCCAGCATGCTGAGGAGCCTGTAGAGAAGCTAGCTCTCTCCCACTGCGGCCGTTTCCTGGCCAGCAGTGGCCACGACCAGCGACTCAAGTTTTGGGACATGGCCCAGCTGCGGGCTGTGGTGGTGGATGACTACCGCCGACGCAAGAAAAAGGGAGGACCACTGCGGGCACTGAGCAGCAAGGCCTGGAGCACTGATGACTTCTTTGCAGGActgagggaagagggagaggatgccacaactctggaggaggaagagagtgagGATGACAGTGACTGA
- the DND1 gene encoding dead end protein homolog 1 isoform X2 — protein MQSKRDCELWCERVNPENKAALEAWVRETGIRLVQVNGQRKYGGPPPGWVGSPPPAGSEVFIGRLPQDVYEHQLIPLFQRVGRLYEFRLMMTFSGLNRGFAYARYSSRRGAQAAIATLHNHLLRPSCPLLVCRSTEKCELSVDGLPPGLSHRALLRALQPLGPGLQEALLLPSPGPTPTQIALLKFSSHRAAAMAKKALVEGQSHLCGEQVAVEWLKPDLKQRLRQKLMGTSLQCLQPEGSRLALARDQGLEFQGSQVALQLLCQRMKLGSPVFLTKCLGTSPAGWHRFWYQVVIPGHPVPFSGLIWVVLTPDGQDGHEVAKDVVSARLLEAMSESRASLLWSTGAEAGGTMVQQ, from the exons atgCAGTCCAAACGCGATTGTGAG CTGTGGTGTGAGAGGGTGAATCCCGAAAACAAGGCGGCGTTGGAGGCGTGGGTCAGGGAGACGGGCATCCGGCTGGTGCAGGTGAACGGGCAGAGAAAGTATGGCGGGCCACCCCCAG GATGGGTGGGCAGCCCGCCGCCGGCCGGGTCGGAGGTGTTTATCGGGCGGCTGCCCCAGGACGTGTACGAGCACCAGCTGATTCCACTGTTCCAGCGCGTTGGCCGCCTCTACGAGTTTCGTCTGATGATGACCTTCAGCGGCCTGAACCGCGGCTTCGCTTACGCCCGCTACAGCTCGCGGCGCGGCGCCCAGGCCGCCATCGCCACGCTGCACAACCACCTGCTGCGGCCGTCCTGCCCGCTGCTCGTGTGCCGCAGCACCGAGAAGTGCGAGCTGAGCGTGGACGGGCTGCCGCCGGGCCTGAGCCACCGCGCGCTGCTCCGTGCGCTGCAGCCGCTGGGACCCGGCCTGCAGGAGGCGCTGCTGCTGCCCAGCCCCGGGCCGACGCCCACACAGATCGCACTGCTCAAGTTCAGCTCGCACCGGGCCGCAGCCATGGCAAAAAAGGCCCTGGTGGAAG GGCAGTCCCACCTCTGTGGAGAACAAGTGGCTGTGGAGTGGCTTAAGCCAGACCTGAAGCAGCGACTCCGCCAGAAGCTCATGGGTACCTCGCTACAGTGCCTACAGCCAGAGGGCAGCCGATTAGCCCTGGCCAGGGACCAGGGGCTCGAGTTCCAAGGGTCTCAGGTTGCCTTGCAGCTGCTGTGCCAGCGGATGAAGCTGGGCAGCCCAGTGTTCCTCACCAAGTGTTTGGGCACAAGCCCTGCTGGCTGGCACCGCTTCTGGTACCAGGTGGTGATCCCTGGGCATCCAGTGCCCTTCAGTGGCCTCATCTGGGTTGTGCTGACCCCAGATGGGCAGGATGGGCATGAGGTGGCTAAGGATGTAGTATCTGCACGGCTGCTGGAGGCAATGAGTGAGTCTAGGGCCAGCCTCCTTTGGTCTACTGGGGCTGAGGCAGGAGGTACCATGGTTCAGCAGTGA
- the IK gene encoding protein Red: MPERDSEPFSNPLAPDGHDVDDPHSFHQSKLTNEDFRKLLMTPRAAPTSAPPSKSRHHEMPREYNEDEDPAARRRKKKSYYAKLRQQEIERERELAEKYRDRAKERRDGVNKDYEETELISTTANYRAVGPTAEADKSAAEKRRQLIQESKFLGGDMEHTHLVKGLDFALLQKVRAEIASKEKEEEEMMEKPQKETKKDEDPENKIEFKTRLGRNVYRMLFKSKAYERNELFLPGRMAYVVDLDDEYADTDIPTTLIRSKADCPTMEAQTTLTTNDIVISKLTQILSYLRQGTRNKKLKKKDKGKMEEKKPPEADMNIFEDIGDYVPSTTKTPRDKERERYRERERDRERDRDRDRERERERERDRDRERDREREEEKKRHSYFEKPKVDDEPMDVDKGPGSAKELIKSINEKFAGSAGWEGTESLKKPEDKKQLGDFFGMSNSYAECYPATMDDMAVDSDEEVDYSKMDQGNKKGPLGRWDFDTQEEYSEYMNNKEALPKAAFQYGIKMSEGRKTRRFKETNDKAELDRQWKKISAIIEKRKKMEADGVEVKRPKY; encoded by the exons ATGCCGGAGCGAGATA GCGAACCATTCTCCAATCCCTTGGCTCCAGATGGCCACGATGTGGACGATCCTCACTCCTTCCACCA ATCAAAACTCACTAATGAAGACTTCAGGAAACTTCTCATGACCCCAAGGGCTGCACCTACCTCTGCACCACCCTCTAAGTCACGTCACCATGA GATGCCAAGAGAGTACAATGAGGATGAAGATCCAGCTGCacgaaggagaaaaaagaaaag TTATTATGCCAAGCTTCGCCAACAagaaattgagagagagagagaactagcAGAGAAGTACCGGGACCGTGCCAAGGAACGGCGGGATGGTGTGAACAAAGATTATGAGGAAACGGAACTGATAAGCACCACGGCTAACTACAGGGCTGTGGGCCCCACTGCTGAGGC ggacaAATCAGCTGCAGAGAAAAGAAGACAGTTGATCCAGGAGTCTAAATTCTTGGGTGGTGACATGGAACACACCCATTTGGTGAAAGGCTTGGATTTTGCTCTGCTTCAAAAG GTACGAGCTGAAATTGCcagcaaagagaaagaggaggaggaaatgatggaAAAGCCCCAGAAGGAAACTAA gAAAGATGAGGAtcctgaaaataaaattgaattcaaAACACGTTTGG GCCGAAATGTTTACCGCATGCTCTTCAAGAGCAAAGCATATGAGCGGAATGAGCTGTTTCTTCCAGGCCGCATGGCCTATGTGGTAGACCTGGATGATGAGTACGCCGACACAGACATCCCCACTACTCTTATCCGCAGCAAAGCTGATTGCCCCACCATGGAG GCCCAGACCACACTGACTACAAATGACATTGTCATCAGCAAGCTCACCCAGATCCTTTCCTACCTGAGGCAGGGTACCCGCAACAAGAAGctcaaaaagaaagataaag ggaaaatggaagagaagaaaCCCCCGGAAGCCGACATGAA TATATTTGAAGATATTGGGGATTATGTGCCCTCCACAACCAAGACTCCTCGAGACAAGGAGCGGGAGAGATACCGGGAACGGGAGCGTGAtcgggagagagacagagaccgtGACAGAGAGCGGGAGCGAGAGCGAGAGCGGGACCGGGACCGAGAGCGGGACCGAGAGcgagaagaagagaagaagaggCACAGCTACTTTGAGAAGCCAAAAGTGGATGATGAG cCCATGGATGTTGACAAAG GACCCGGATCTGCCAAGGAGTTGATCAAGTCCATCAATGAAAAGTTTGCTGGATCTGCTGGCTGGGAAGGCACGGAATC GCTGAAGAAGCCAGAGGACAAGAAGCAGCTGGGAGATTTCTTTGGCATGTCCAATAGCTATGCTGAGTGCTATCCAGCCAC GATGGATGACATGGCTGTGGACAGTGATGAGGAGGTGGATTATAGCAAAATGGACCAG GGTAACAAGAAAGGTCCTTTAGGCCGCTGGGACTTTGACACCCAGGAGGAATATAGCGAGTATATGAACAACAAGGAGGCTTTGCCCAA AGCTGCATTCCAGTATGGCATCAAGATGTCTGAAGGGCGGAAAACCAGGCGCTTCAAGGAAACCAATGACAAAGCAGAGCTTGATCGCCAGTGGAAAAAGATTAGTGCA ATCattgagaagaggaagaagatggaAGCTGATGG AGTTGAAGTGAAAAGACCAAAATACTAA
- the NDUFA2 gene encoding NADH dehydrogenase [ubiquinone] 1 alpha subcomplex subunit 2 — protein MAAAAAIRGVRGKLGLREIRIHLCQRSPGSQGVRDFIEKRYVELKKANPDLPILIRECSDVQPKLWARYAFGQEKNVSLNNFSADQVTRALENVLSSKA, from the exons ATGGCGGCTGCTGCAGCGATTCGTGGAGTCAGAGGCAAACTGGGCCTTCGTGAAATTCGTATCCATTTGTGCCAGCGCTCGCCCGGCAGCCAGGGCGTCAG GGACTTCATTGAGAAACGCTATGTGGAGCTGAAGAAAGCGAATCCCGACCTGCCCATCCTAATCCGCGAGTGCTCCGATGTGCAGCCCAAGCTCTGGGCCCGCTACG CATTTGGCCAAGAGAAGAATGTCTCTCTGAACAACTTCAGTGCTGATCAGGTAACTAGAGCCCTGGAGAATGTGCTAAGTAGCAAAGCCTGA